Below is a genomic region from Geoglobus acetivorans.
TAAAGAAAAAGGTAAAAGAGGCTGTGGATTACGGGTGCACTGAGGTAACGGTTCAGGGAGGTTTGCTCCCGGATGCCGGGCTGGACTTTTATGTTTCAATTCTGAGGGCGATAAGGGACGTCTCGAGGGACATCCATGTTCATGCCTTCTCCCCCATGGAGGTCTATCATGCTGCCAGAAATGAGGGTATCGACATTGAGGACGTTCTGCGTGAGCTGAAAAAGGCAGGTCTGAATTCTATACCCGGCACAGCAGCGGAAATACTCGTTGACAGGGTCAGGAAGGTTATATGTCCGGATAAGCTGACGACAGATGAGTGGAGGGAGGTGATCACCACCGCCCACGACCTCGGGATCTCCACGACGGCGACAATGATGTACGGGCACATTGAAACCTGGGAGGACAGGCTTGAGCATCTCAGGCTGATTAGGTCGATTCAGGAGGAGACAGGCGGATTTACAGAGTTCATCCCTCTGCCGTTTATGAACAAGAACAACAGGCTCGGGAAAATTGCAAAACCCTCTAATGGTTTTGAAGACCTGCTTGTGATTGCCATATCGAGGATATATCTGTATCCGCTTGTTGAAAACATTCAGGCCTCATGGGTTAAGCTCGGGAAGAAACTGGCTCAGGCTTCTCTCCATACCGGAGCGAACGATTTTGGCGGCACTCTGATGGAGGAAAATATATCCAGGTCAGCAGGCGCAACAAGCGGTGAATTCATGAGTCCTGAAGAGATAAGGGAAGCAATACAGTCTGCAAACAGAATTCCTGCCCAGAGAGATACTCTATACAGGATTTTGAGGACGTATGAAGGTCAAATCTAAAAGTTATGCCGCCGGGACGGTGATCAACGCCCTTGCCACATTTAAGGGAGTGGCATTTGGAATAGACCTTGAAACGAGAGTTGTCTTTTCCGAAACTGATGATAGGGGGTTTTACATATCCAGGAAAGGCAGGCTTGAGAGGAGTGCCATCGCCGAAAAGCTCATGCGCAGTTCGGAATTTGAAGGTGGAGTTTTCAGAGTGGAGAGCGAAATTCCGGAGCGAAGCGGTCTTGGCAGCAGCAGCGCATTTATGAATGCCCTTTTACTCGCATCTCTCAAAGCTAAGGAAAGGGAGCTTGATGCGGGAAAAATTCTCAGGCTGAATGCGCGAATGAGTCTTGAGTTCGGGATGAGCTATACCGGAGCCTTCGACGACGCTTCTGCTTCACTGCTTGGAGGTTTTGTTTTCTCGGATAACATGAGGATGAAACTTTACCGAAGGGTTGAGCTTGAGGGAGAGGTTCTCGTACTCCTTCCGGAGTGGCAGAGGGGCGATGTGAAACCGGACATGATGAAAGAAGGCACAGAGAACGTCGAGAGGGCGTTTAACCTTGCGATGGAGGGAAAATACAGGGAGGCGATGCTCCTCAACTCGATGCATTATTGTCCGAAACTGAATCTCCCCCTCGAACCGGTTTATGCGCTTCAGAGCCTGAACGTATCTGTCGGTCTTTCGGGCAATGGTCCGAGCTATGTTGCTTTTGGAGAGGATATTGATGCAGCAGAGGAGATATGGGGCAGTTTTGGGAAGGTGATGCGGAAGAGGATAGTTAATGAGCCTTCAGATAGAGTTGATATTCCTGAAAATCTGTTTTACTGAAAAAATATATCTACCTGAGTGTTTGAACAGATGCTATGGAAAAAAGGCTTTACAGAGTGAAGGAAGACAGGATACTTTTCGGGGTGCTTGCAGGCATTGCAAGATATCTGGAACTTGATCCAGCCATTGTGAGGATCGCCTTCATCCTTTTATGCCTTGTTCAGCCCGTTTTCGTTCTCGGATACTTTTTAATGGCCATTGCGATTCCTGAGAAAAAAGCCGAAAACATTCCCGGAGGTCTGGGTGATGCTGAAACGCCCGCCTCTGACTACACGCCGGATGACCAGAAGAACAGGAACTTCATAGGCATCGTGCTTGTTGCCATAG
It encodes:
- the cofH gene encoding 5-amino-6-(D-ribitylamino)uracil--L-tyrosine 4-hydroxyphenyl transferase CofH; translated protein: MLEMNVKELIKNPYRSFELADRLRDELKGDVVTFVINRNINFTDICVNRCLFCSYRNRKKFVLSEEEIKKKVKEAVDYGCTEVTVQGGLLPDAGLDFYVSILRAIRDVSRDIHVHAFSPMEVYHAARNEGIDIEDVLRELKKAGLNSIPGTAAEILVDRVRKVICPDKLTTDEWREVITTAHDLGISTTATMMYGHIETWEDRLEHLRLIRSIQEETGGFTEFIPLPFMNKNNRLGKIAKPSNGFEDLLVIAISRIYLYPLVENIQASWVKLGKKLAQASLHTGANDFGGTLMEENISRSAGATSGEFMSPEEIREAIQSANRIPAQRDTLYRILRTYEGQI
- a CDS encoding shikimate kinase, with protein sequence MKVKSKSYAAGTVINALATFKGVAFGIDLETRVVFSETDDRGFYISRKGRLERSAIAEKLMRSSEFEGGVFRVESEIPERSGLGSSSAFMNALLLASLKAKERELDAGKILRLNARMSLEFGMSYTGAFDDASASLLGGFVFSDNMRMKLYRRVELEGEVLVLLPEWQRGDVKPDMMKEGTENVERAFNLAMEGKYREAMLLNSMHYCPKLNLPLEPVYALQSLNVSVGLSGNGPSYVAFGEDIDAAEEIWGSFGKVMRKRIVNEPSDRVDIPENLFY
- a CDS encoding PspC domain-containing protein, with protein sequence MEKRLYRVKEDRILFGVLAGIARYLELDPAIVRIAFILLCLVQPVFVLGYFLMAIAIPEKKAENIPGGLGDAETPASDYTPDDQKNRNFIGIVLVAIGAYVLLEEYVFFPFGIRELAGLLMVALGVYVLIKK